The following coding sequences lie in one Cannabis sativa cultivar Pink pepper isolate KNU-18-1 chromosome 5, ASM2916894v1, whole genome shotgun sequence genomic window:
- the LOC115716053 gene encoding polyadenylate-binding protein-interacting protein 11 has product MAVVENAGVELGRNVEEVAAAAAARGGGGGGGGGGGGTNDQDQPKHNGLHQNNNGPILRPHDQNLFMNVVPELGFDHGAKIGGPQSMQTVGVGSVHHHQQQRSNGGDLQMNGDHHHHHHDGGESFNRDMRELRELFSKLNPMAEEFVPPSLANNHGLNGGFINNGFGLLLNNNNNGNRNGNANGFNARRRNSQGKRRMNSRTSMAQREDRIRKTVYVSDIDQQVTEEQLAALFITCGQVVDCRICGDPNSVLRFAFIEFTDEEGARTALSLAGTMLGFYPVRVLPSKTAIAPVNPTFLPRSDDEREMCARTIYCTNIDKKVAQADVKLFFESVCGEVYRLRLLGDYHHSTRIAFVEFVMAESAIAALNCSGVVLGSLPIRVSPSKTPVRPRAPRLPMH; this is encoded by the exons ATGGCGGTGGTTGAGAATGCTGGAGTGGAATTGGGGAGGAACGTGGAGGAAGTAGCGGCGGCGGCGGCGGCgcgtggtggtggtggtggaggaggaggaggTGGTGGAGGAACCAACGATCAGGATCAACCGAAGCACAATGGTTTGCATCAGAACAACAATGGTCCGATTCTGAGGCCTCACGATCAGAATCTTTTCATGAATGTTGTGCCGGAGTTGGGGTTTGATCATGGCGCGAAGATCGGGGGTCCTCAGTCGATGCAGACAGTGGGAGTTGGGTCTGTTCATCATCATCAGCAGCAGCGATCGAACGGTGGGGATTTGCAGATGAATGGGgatcaccatcatcatcatcatgatgGTGGGGAGAGCTTTAATAGAGATATGAGGGAATTGAGGGAGCTTTTCTCGAAGCTTAATCCCATGGCGGAGGAGTTTGTACCTCCTTCACTTGCTAACAATCATGGATTAAACGGTGGGTTTATTAACAATGGGTTTGGTCTTTTgcttaacaacaacaacaacggCAACAGAAATGGGAACGCTAATGGCTTCAATGCTCGACGG AGGAATAGCCAAGGAAAACGGAGAATGAACAGCAGGACTAGTATGGCACAACGAGAAGATAGAATTCGTAAAACTGTTTATGTTTCTGACATTGATCAACAG GTCACTGAAGAACAGCTTGCGGCTCTTTTTATCACTTGTGGACAG GTTGTTGATTGCCGAATTTGTGGTGATCCGAACTCAGTACTTCGTTTTGCCTTCATTGAATTCACTGATGAAG AAGGCGCAAGGACTGCTTTGAGTCTTGCAGGAACAATGCTTGGATTTTACCCTGTTAGAGTATTGCCGTCTAAGACAGCTATAGCACCAGTTAACCCAACATTCTTGCCAAGG AGTGACGATGAACGAGAGATGTGCGCAAGAACCATTTATTGTACAAATATCGACAAAAAG GTTGCTCAAGCTGATGTTAAACTCTTTTTTGAATCAGTCTGTGGAGAG GTTTATCGACTAAGGCTGCTTGGGGACTATCATCATTCTACTCGTATTGCCTTTGTGGAGTTCGTAATG GCTGAAAGTGCAATTGCTGCTCTCAATTGTAGCGGTGTGGTTTTGGGGTCGTTGCCTATAAG GGTAAGCCCATCGAAAACACCTGTTCGACCCCGAGCTCCTCGTCTCCCCATGCATTGA